A stretch of the Sorangium aterium genome encodes the following:
- a CDS encoding YbcC family protein, translating into MNSELSQDLRSSAARQKHLSDVVEHAGHLLPAQGPIGVFVHHNTLHAFQHLPFHDALAAASAVFEAEPYLSEADYRAHIASGRIGDEDLEAALAGRFAARPDERRGPLSRHEIERLALRHPIDAETAAGLLWRISEAGETRRLRADVPDERRRRIVQNTERWLEAHPEIAARLLDRGGRDPESRAALALWDACRAVPLPPAPPVEPPLVERVGADRSHRDLLIELAGEDPAELVDPLVIRFLGAYLDEGIAHWAMPDRAQGLWRCFRDMALEGSWLAAPAFVGLDVELRRLDAEALSPPAIALRALEELSVTEDHWDVYVTRVLLELPGWAGMIHRLEHTPSDRPPGSPPVSLVEYLAVRLTLARYALRDVARRRLGYRGPLAGLVEHARRAARPPAPPSSSPDHARPFRLFQLAQLAGLSAAEIEPLSTAERVWALEALEAFDEIARRRVLHEAYEHHHRTEVLHGIAANLRRPEEERSVEAPRFQVAFCIDDRCEGLRRHFEELSPRHETFGVAGFFGVPIRYRGLDDAGHVSLCPVGVEPAHEIVERPHEEEAGWRRKARRKRWARLLHALGRGTHTMARGVLLTPTLGLLSTVPLVGRTLFPRAVARLRRALERRLLPPVPTRLHSPHDEGSAAGGEGQPFTAAAKAARVAATLENMGLTRVFAPIVVVLGHGATSVNNPHQSAYDCGACGGRHGGPNARLFAAMANDPEVRVLLAARGIDIPDGTFFLGGMNNTTTDEIVLYDQNLVPASHRGELSALVGALDAARQQHAHERCRRFASAPREGDAARALAHVEARAADLSEARPELGHVTNAVCVVGRRSLTRGLFLDRRAFLVSYDPTQDQGGTILERILLAVGPVGAGINLEYYFSCVDNRRYGAGTKLPHNLASLLGVMEGSLSDLRTGLPKQMIEIHEPVRLLVIVEASTETAGALYARQPALRELIGNGWIQLACVDPATGRIACFTGDGFAPFSPPHQPLPAVQRSADWYAGRSGFVPPALIRAASTRPREVVDHAV; encoded by the coding sequence ATGAACAGCGAGCTCTCTCAGGATCTTCGCTCGAGCGCCGCCCGGCAGAAGCACCTGTCCGACGTGGTCGAGCACGCCGGACACCTCCTGCCGGCGCAGGGGCCGATCGGCGTGTTCGTCCACCACAACACGTTGCACGCGTTCCAGCACCTGCCGTTCCACGACGCGCTCGCCGCGGCGAGCGCCGTCTTCGAGGCCGAGCCGTATCTCTCCGAGGCAGATTACCGCGCGCACATCGCGTCGGGTCGGATCGGCGACGAGGACCTCGAGGCCGCGCTCGCGGGGCGGTTCGCCGCGCGGCCGGACGAGCGCCGAGGCCCGCTGTCCCGGCACGAGATCGAGCGGCTCGCGCTGCGCCACCCGATCGACGCCGAGACCGCGGCGGGCCTCCTGTGGCGTATCTCCGAGGCGGGGGAGACGCGCAGGCTCCGGGCCGACGTCCCCGACGAGCGACGCCGGCGCATCGTCCAGAACACGGAGCGCTGGCTCGAGGCGCACCCGGAGATCGCGGCGCGCCTCCTCGACCGGGGGGGCCGCGATCCGGAGTCGCGCGCCGCCCTCGCGCTCTGGGACGCGTGCCGCGCCGTTCCGCTGCCGCCCGCCCCTCCCGTGGAGCCGCCGCTCGTCGAGCGCGTGGGCGCCGACCGGTCGCACCGCGATCTGCTGATCGAGCTCGCAGGCGAGGACCCGGCCGAGCTCGTCGATCCGCTCGTGATCCGCTTCCTTGGCGCTTACCTTGACGAGGGCATCGCGCACTGGGCGATGCCCGATCGAGCGCAGGGGCTCTGGCGCTGCTTTCGCGACATGGCGCTCGAGGGCTCCTGGCTGGCCGCTCCGGCGTTCGTCGGGCTCGACGTGGAGCTCCGCCGGCTCGACGCGGAGGCGCTGTCGCCGCCCGCCATCGCGCTGCGCGCCCTCGAGGAGCTCTCCGTCACCGAGGATCACTGGGACGTGTACGTGACGCGCGTGCTGCTCGAGCTTCCGGGCTGGGCCGGCATGATCCACCGCCTCGAGCACACCCCGAGCGACCGGCCTCCGGGATCGCCGCCCGTGTCGCTGGTCGAGTACCTCGCCGTGCGCCTGACGCTCGCCCGGTACGCGCTGCGCGACGTCGCGCGCCGGCGGCTCGGGTACCGGGGGCCCCTCGCTGGCCTCGTCGAGCATGCCCGGCGGGCCGCGCGGCCCCCTGCGCCGCCGTCGAGCTCTCCCGACCACGCCAGGCCGTTCCGCCTGTTCCAGCTCGCTCAGCTCGCCGGCCTCTCGGCCGCCGAGATCGAGCCGCTGTCCACGGCGGAGCGCGTCTGGGCGCTCGAGGCGCTCGAGGCGTTCGACGAGATCGCGCGGCGCCGCGTCCTGCACGAGGCCTACGAGCACCACCACCGGACCGAGGTGCTGCACGGGATCGCCGCGAACCTCCGGCGCCCGGAGGAGGAGCGCTCCGTGGAGGCGCCGCGCTTCCAGGTCGCGTTCTGCATCGACGACCGCTGCGAGGGCCTCCGGCGGCATTTCGAGGAGCTGTCGCCGCGGCACGAGACCTTCGGCGTGGCCGGGTTCTTCGGCGTGCCGATCCGCTACCGCGGGCTCGACGACGCCGGCCACGTGAGCCTCTGCCCGGTCGGCGTGGAGCCGGCGCACGAGATCGTCGAGCGGCCGCACGAGGAGGAGGCGGGCTGGCGCCGAAAGGCTCGCCGCAAGCGCTGGGCGCGGCTCCTGCACGCGCTGGGGCGCGGTACCCACACCATGGCGCGCGGCGTGCTGCTCACCCCGACCCTGGGCCTCCTGTCCACCGTGCCGCTCGTGGGACGCACCCTGTTTCCGCGGGCCGTGGCGAGGCTGCGCCGCGCCCTCGAGCGGCGTCTGCTCCCGCCGGTGCCGACGCGGCTCCACAGCCCGCATGACGAGGGCTCGGCCGCGGGCGGCGAGGGGCAGCCGTTCACCGCCGCGGCCAAGGCGGCCCGCGTGGCTGCCACGCTGGAGAACATGGGGCTCACGCGCGTCTTTGCGCCGATCGTGGTCGTGCTCGGCCACGGGGCGACCAGCGTGAACAACCCGCACCAGTCGGCGTACGACTGCGGCGCGTGCGGCGGCCGCCACGGCGGCCCGAACGCGCGGCTGTTCGCGGCCATGGCGAACGATCCCGAGGTCCGCGTGCTGCTCGCCGCGCGCGGCATCGACATCCCGGACGGGACCTTCTTCCTCGGCGGCATGAACAACACGACGACGGACGAGATCGTCCTCTACGACCAGAACCTCGTGCCGGCGTCCCACCGCGGCGAGCTCTCGGCGCTGGTCGGGGCGCTCGACGCTGCGCGCCAGCAGCACGCGCACGAGCGCTGCCGGAGGTTCGCGTCGGCGCCGCGCGAGGGCGACGCCGCGCGGGCGCTCGCGCACGTCGAGGCGCGCGCCGCGGATCTCAGCGAGGCGCGGCCCGAGCTGGGGCACGTCACCAACGCGGTCTGCGTCGTCGGCCGCCGCTCGCTCACCCGCGGGCTGTTCCTCGACCGCAGGGCGTTCCTCGTCTCGTACGACCCGACCCAGGACCAGGGCGGGACGATCCTCGAGCGCATCCTGCTCGCGGTCGGCCCGGTCGGGGCAGGGATCAACCTCGAGTACTACTTCTCCTGCGTCGACAACCGCCGCTATGGCGCCGGCACCAAGCTCCCGCACAACCTCGCCTCGCTGCTCGGGGTCATGGAGGGATCGCTGAGCGACCTGCGCACCGGGCTGCCGAAGCAGATGATCGAGATCCACGAGCCGGTGCGCCTGCTCGTCATCGTCGAGGCGAGCACGGAGACGGCAGGCGCGCTCTACGCGCGGCAGCCGGCCCTCCGCGAGCTCATCGGCAACGGCTGGATCCAGCTCGCCTGCGTCGATCCGGCGACGGGCCGGATCGCGTGCTTCACGGGCGACGGCTTCGCGCCGTTCTCTCCACCGCATCAAC